The sequence below is a genomic window from Lolium perenne isolate Kyuss_39 chromosome 4, Kyuss_2.0, whole genome shotgun sequence.
tcatgcatccaaatacttgagccaaccactatgccatttgtgtccaccatacctacctactacatggtatttctccgccattccaaagtaaattgcttgagtgctacctttaaacaattcaaaatttattacctctgatttgtgtcaatgttttatagctcatgaggaagtatgtggtgtttatctttcaatcttgttgggcaactttcaccaatggactagtggcttcatccgcttatccaataattttgcaaaaagagctggcaatgggattcccagtcccaaattaattaataaaaatagacactcctccatggtatgtgattgttggacggcacccgaaggattcggttagccatggcttgagaaagcaaaggtggggaggagtgtcatcataataaaactaaaataaaaagtcactccttcatggtatgagattgttggcaggcacccgaaggattcggttagccatggtttgtgaaagaaaggttggaaggagtgccacacaaaaataaaaataaaatgggagccactctttgaaggtttgtctggcaagggggttagagtgcccactaccattcgttgacaacaacaaacacctctcaaaattttacttttatgctctctttatgttttcaaaatcaaagctctagcacaaatatagcaatcgatgctttcctctttgaaggactatTCTTttgcttttatgttgagtcagttcacctatctctctccacctcaagaagcaaacacttgtgtgaactgtgcattgattcctacatacttgcatattgcacttgttatattactttgcattgacaatatccatgagatatacatgttataagttgaaagcaaccgctgaaacttcatcttcctttgtgttgcttcaatacctctactttgaattattgctttatgagttaactcttatgcaagacttattgatgcttgtcttgaagtactattcatgaaaagtctttgctttatgattcagttgtttactcatgtcattaccattgttttgatcgctgcattcattacatatgcttacaatagtatgatcaaggttatgatggcatgtcactccagaaattatctttgttatcgtttacctgctcgggacgagcagaaactaagcttggggatgctgatacgtctccgacgtatcgataatttcttatgttccatgccacattattgatgatatctacatgttttatgcatactttacatcatatttatgcattttctggaactaacctattaacaagatgccgaagagccgattctttgttttctactgtttttggtttcagaaatcctagtagggaaatattctcggaattggacgaaatcaacgcccaggggcctattttcacacgaagcttccagaagaccgaagagtcaacgaagtggggccacgaggcggccagaaggtagggcggcgcggcccaagccctggccgcgccaccctgtctcctgggcccctcgtgtggccccctgacctacccttccgcctacaaatagccttcatcgcgaaacccccagtaccgagagccacgatacgaaaaaccttccagagacgccgccgccaatcccatctcgggggattcaggagatcgcctccggcaccctgccggagaggggattcatctcccggaggactctacaccgccatggtcgcctccggagtgatgagtgagtagttcacccctggactatgggtccatagcagtagctagatggttgtcttctccttgttatgcttcattgtcggatcttgtgagctgcctaacatgatcaagatcatctatctgtaatgctatatgttgtgtttgttgggatccgatggatagagaatactatgttatgttgattatcaatttatatctatgtgttgtttatgatcttgcatgctctccgttattagtagaggctctggccaagtttttactcttaactccaagagggggtatttatgctcgatagtgggttcatgtctccgtgaatctgggggagtgacagaaacctctaaggttatggatgtactgttgccactagggataaaacattgatgctatgtccgaggatgtagttattgattacattacgcaccatacttaatgcaattgtctgttgttttcaacttaatactggaaggggttcggatgataacctgaaggtggactttttaggcatagatgcatgctggatagcggtctatgtactttgtcgtaatgcccaattaaatctcacaatactcatcatatcatgtatgtgcatggtcatgccctctctatttgtcaattgcccaactgtaatttgttcacccaacatgctatttatcttatgggagagacaccactagtgaactgtggaccccggtccattctttacatctgaaatacaatctactgcaattgttctactgttttctgcaaataatcatcatccacactatacatctaatcctttgttacagcaagccggtgagattgacaacctcactatttcgttggggcaaagtacttggtttgtgttgtgcaggttccacgttggcaccggaatccctggtgttgcgccgcactacatctcgccgccatcaaccttcaacgtgcttcttgactcctactggttcgataaaccttggtttctaaatgagggaaacttactgctgtacgcatcacaccttccacttggggttcccaacggtcgcgtgctgtacgcgtgtcaggcaGCAGGTGCACATGAGGAGCAGGAAGGACTAGTGCGGGCATATGGCGACGTTGAAGAAGTCCGTGGCGGCGGCGCGACAGCAGACGGCGGTGCTCGCCAAGTCCGGTGGCGGTCAAAACCATCCACAGTAAGCTAGGGTTTCTGGTTGGGGGAGAATGGGAGAAACCTCAGGAATCAAATCGGGGAGGTggagaggtagatcacctcaaggCGGAGTAAATCCATGCCACGCCGGCGCCAGAGGTGGCCGGGATCGGCCGGGGGAAAGCGGCGGCGCGTCCAGGCCATGGAGGGCTCGGGGTCTTCGTGCGCGTCGTGGTGAGCGGCGAGAAAACGAGGAGAGGGGAGCGATCGAGCAAATGTGGCCAGTCGGGTCTGGTCCACTGGACCTAGACCGACTCGGTCGGACCTGGTTGGGCTAGGCCATTGGGCCAGTCCAATAGATTTGGGtctattttagaaaaaaaaaacCAATAAATAAAAGTGAGTATCATAAAATGATCTAtacaataataataataaaaataatAACAATAATAGAAAAAAAATAATTTAAAAATTAGAAGAACAATAATTTGAATTTTCTTATAAATTTTAGAAGACtaattttaaatcttaaactattaagtcataaatataaaaaaaaaatttcttgTTTCTATTTTCACACCAAGAAAATAGTAAATATTATTTTGTGTTAAATTTCATATAATACAACAATTGTTTCTTTATGTTTTTGTTTAATCATTTGAAATCCTAATTGATCATTACTTCCACTATtatttaaaaccctaaaccctaatattaTTTATCATATTTTAAGTCTTTTAACAATAATATAATGTTAAATCCATTATTACttctatttcaaagttattaataacttcaactttattaatgaagttattaatccaagaactaTAGGGTagttagaaaaccctagttccataaggaagaaaactagaacctcatcatttcatgagaaaacctaaaaccctaactccattaggaacctaacttcattattttatgtgaaaccctaaaaccttagGACCTGTGAAATATATGTGTACCTTCATTTGCATTCATATATTCATAACTAGTAACTCAATACCTGACTATGTCcatataaaatgtagaaccctatcactagcaaattagtattccatgtatgcatacctatccaacctagatgatcgaataggatcaaccaagtctaaaacctagatcctattaccaaagccatcacccTTATCTAACCATATTtagtatcacaccattgtgatgaaccctagtaGCAACCATACCAATTATTTACCATTACATCACTATATTCCACTAAACTCTACTAGTGTTGAATACTTATGAACTATCCTATGTAGAAACTAATTATTACTTACCTAAGGGAGCCAATAGCAAAACCTTGTACCtataaaccctaattgcaatacttcttattatttaagaagtatgttcttcaaaagttattcttttgaataaaataaggaatcatcatcaatcatgcctaataggacctatagccaataaccagctatcaccagcaaggtataccaaccttgatagcaactatttataataaatttCTCAAGATGCTTAGGCTCAACTCAAACCCACAAGCTCTAGCTATTAATGAAACCAACatggttgggatccatctaatactggcctagaaactagttgaaaaccatagtaaaccctagaacccacaaacctaattattatacttgttcttcattaaagaacatattcttcaaaagttattcttttgaattatataataagtaaccctcaaccatgcattataggacttaaaattgacaactgctctttacttattatacaactactattcctgggtgtgtatgattgttactattcattttaccacttgcttatgattctaaaacaacacaaacctgaataagaaccttgtttgagaatcactctaaaagtgcaacacaccctgaactaatcgttaccactcactaatcctaaatcaacggggttaggtcacgcttagagcgattgcatctcatacttatgcattattgcatccttacccatcttttaaacatcgtccttaccggacgatgatgctatttcagaatttgaagttattgcgtatcgaagaccttgcctgcataatcttgcagtcaagaaaggcaagttcatcacttgctcatgtcatttgagtatctttatcaaataacttgcaaagtactatgattatcactattgcataaaaaccaaaaccactattttcataactatgaatatgactatgtggtgggcaatggaaccatggattgtgttgatatggtggaggttccattgcaagggtttatatccatctaggattaaacaacaaatgtcgtccagtgattcttgtgccgtaatacccgtgttaaccataagatctggagtgggacggaatagtcaattgtatttccacctcttgtacatcaacggatgcgctttaccgtagacccttgatccaagagaggacaagtggtacccttgatccaagagaggacaagtggtagggtgggggtcccgatgaagtccccacggttattgcggtctatgatgggttgcagctgccggcgaaggagttcatggtagagacctgaacttttgtcgtggtcgggggccgtccttaattggtataagagcaccggcgaggacccagggtcggagtttgcagcaaagggtgggtgtatgaggtagcggaggaatatgattggctatgactttATACCGGGCCtcgcaccaaaggaagtgtggacgaaaactatagactcggttggcaccaaggttaagatctcttatgggtaaagcaacacacctctgcagagtgtaaagaaccgtgacctgtcactccctgttccgggatatggaactgcgaacgcggccggaaaggagctccatgaagttctagtaaaccggtgaaggctgacggacatagttcttctgaataaaagcaaccttttgaagaaatggttatgaaaacttgcattggtattagactttctggtctaatgccgtagctagtgcattaaacacctctttcctataatgaacttgttgagtacactcgtactcatcccactcttaaatcccctgcttagatttggAGCCATCGAAGGATGATCTACCGTGCAAACCGAAGATCGAGAAGTCTACAAATACTTCAAGGGGACTGGAACCTGCCGGAAGATTCAAACACCACAactaccatggagaaaacctagattaagtagtagaagggaactagcttcctaaacctagctcctatttagctagaatctagtcttagcctctttagctagtcaaatactctataaatagagtccgtgataagaatagatcacgagtcgttcttctggagtttatttgcagttttacctcattgtaaaataGGAGgcggtgtggatcttatgtaacagagtcaatgctgtaattctatagacataccttggacccgcatatgtttctgttgtaccactctgagcgatataatacgagtgaaacggtgtttcattggtgttatatcagacttgcatactacaccatgcagtggtatgccgggtcaccacagataTGCTCTCCGCCGCACGAATCGTTTCACTCGTCACGAGTCATCTCCTTCTTTGGGATGTGTCGACCTCGGTGTTGTCCTAAGTTGGTGTGACAATATAACGTAGTACCGCATTCCCTCCCCCTGGGTATCTTGAGTGCGGTATGCCGCCTCTCCCAGGCCCCGGAAAAGCTAGACTTACGGAAGATTCGTACAGACGTAGTAAGTGGTAACAGTTGGTTGGTTGAATTGCTTGTTCTTTCCGTGATTTCAGGGCCGTGAACCTCCCGCCTGATTCCACGCTAGTCCGCAAGTCAGATTTTGTAGAAATTAGTCCGTAGATGTAGTGCTGCGATCTTTGCACGGAGGACACGCGCGGATGCTGCGTCTAGGTGGATGATCGCCCCCGTTGCACCCTAAACAAAAAAAAGGTTCAGAATAAGAGCTTTGCCagaaagaaagataaaaataAGCTGCCATGCAGCACCATGCGATGTCAACGTTGCGGCAATGCATTACACGAGACAAGGACAATTAGTGAAAATGCACTCCAGTATGATTGGCCTTGGCCGAGTCAGTTGCTCCGTGAGTACTCCGTGGCAGCTGGTGCTGATCGCAATCAGTGCCCTGCTAGGTTTGGGCGACGTGCACCTACTCACTGCCACCCAGCAGCTGATACTTTATACTAACGGCCGATCTTGCTAAGCGTGTCTGATTGGCCATAGACCAAACTTACTCATTcccatctgaatgtctgaaactaTATATACGTGCGTGTCCCCGCAGCTCATCTCACTTCCACAAGCCACCACAGTCGGCGCACACTCCGACACACGCATTTTTTCGCAGTTTCAGATAGCTAGCTAGAGAGATCGAGATGAAGGTGGAGATGGTGGAGTCGACGCTGGTGGCGCCCAGCGAGGAGACGCCGCGCCAGGCGCTGTGGCTCTCTAACTTCGACGTCACCGCCGCAATGACGCACACGGCGCTGGTCTACTACTACCCGGCCCCGACGACTGGCGGCGAGGGCTTCTTCTCTTCGGACAGGCTCATGGCGGCCCTGGCCAAGGCGCTGGTGCTGTTCTACCCGCTCGCTGGGCAGCTCGGCAGGGACGAGGATGGGCGGCTGCAGATCGACTGCCATGGCGAAGGAGCGCTATACGTCGTCGCAAGGGCAGACTGCACCGGGGAGGACCTCTTCAGCAACTACGTGCCCTCGCCAAAAGTCAGGCGCGTGTTCGTCCCGGTGGCGCCGTCCGGCGACCCGCCCTGCCGCATGGCCATGTTTCAGGTGACGCTCCTCAAGTGCGGCGGAGTGGTGCTGGGCACAGCGATCCACCACGCGCTCATGGACGGCATCGGCGCGTTCCACTTCATCCAGACGTGGTCCGGCTTGGCGCGTggcctcgccgtcgccgaggCATGCCCTTCGCCGCCCTCCCACGACCGCGCGCTCCTCCGAGGGCGTTCGCCGCCGCACGCTGACTTCCACCACTCGGCCTACTCCTCGGCGTACCTCAGCGGCCTCCCGCGCCCCTGCATTACCCTTCGCTACTCCATCTCCCCGAAGCTGCTCGCGGACCTCAAGTCCCAGTGCGCGCCTGGCGTGTCTACCTACGGCGCCGTCACCGCGCACCTCTGGCGTTGCATGTGCATCGCGCGCGGGCTCGCGTCCGGCTCCGACACGCACCTCCGCGTCACGGTCAACGTCCGCCACCGCCTATGCCCGCCGGTCCCGCGCTACTTCTCCGGAAACGCCATCCTGCGTGACCTCGTCACCGTCAAGGTGGCCGACGTTCTGTCGAAGCCATTGGGATACATGACCGACGCAATCAAGAAGTCGCTGGAGGACGTCGACGACGCGTATGTGCGCTCCATGATCGACTACCTGGGGCTGGAGTCCGACAAGGGGAGCTTGCAAGCCGCGCCATGGCAGCTCCTACCGGAGTCCGACCTGTGGGTGACGGCCTGGCTGGGGCTGCCCGTGTACGACGCCGACTTCGGCTGGGGCGCGCCACGGTTGGTTGCTCCCGCACAGATGTTCGGCACTGGCATGGCGTACGTGATGCAACACGCCGACAGGGACAAGGGCTTCGTCGTGTTCCTCGCGCTGGAGCCCCAGTATGTGCCGTGTTTTGAGGACGTCTTCTACAACAACTAAAATCCACGTCTCTACCATGTTTCGACGGTTCACAGCACCCAAAGATTTGTGTGATCACATCTTGCCTTGAGGCACATGAGTTTTCCCGATTCACAAGCCTTGTATCTGTATTTTATTTTGTGCTTCATTTATTGATatgtcattgtttgaagttttgtgTGATAGAGAGCAACGAAGCAACGCTTAATTTGAAGCATACCttcttcacatttatcattttcatCCGGTCgacgttgttgtggtggcctttaATCCATCTACAGATGGCCAACTTGTCATTGTTGAAGAGAATCGAGAGAGTAGAAGTACTGAAAGTGAACGagtgattccattgattttggacTACATGTATAAGTTTTATGAAGCATACCTTCTGCACATTTATCATTTCCATCCAGTCGACGTCGGTGTGGTGGCCTTTAAGCTATCTACACATGACCAACTTGTCGTTGTTGAAGAGAATCGAAAGAGTAGAAATACTGACAGTGAACGAGTGATTCCATCAATTGGGACTACAAGTATAAGTTAAAAAAGTAAGTTGTTTCTGATAGAGAGCAACGAAGCAACGCTTAATTTGAAGCATACCttcttcacatttatcattttcatCTAGTCGACGTTGTTGTGGCGGCCTTTAAGCCATCTAGACATGGCCAACTTGTCATTGTTGAAGAGAATCGAGAGAGTAGAAATACTGAAAGTGAACGAGTGATTCCATTGATTGGGACTACATGTATAAGTTTTTTGAAGCATACCTTCTGCACATTTATCATTTTCATCTATTCGACGTCGGTGTGGTGGCCTTTAAGCCATCTACACATGACCAACTTGTCGTTGTTGAAGAGAATCGAGAGAGTAAAAATACTGAAAGTGAACGAGTGATTCCATTTATTGGGACTACATGTATAAGTTTTTTGAAGCATACCTTCTGCACATTTATCATTTTCATCCAGTCGACGTCGGTGTGGTGGCCTTTAAGCCATCTACACATGACCAACTTGTCGTTGTTGAAGAGAATCGAGAGAGTAGAAATACTGAAAGTGAACGAGTGATTCCATTAATTGGGACTACAACTATAAGTCAAATAAGTAAGCTGTTTCTGATAGAGAGCAACAAAGCTACGCTTAATTTGAAGCATACCTTCTTCATATTTATCATTTTTTTCTAGTCGATGTCGTTGTGGTGGCCTTTAAGCCATCTACACATGGCCAACTTGTCGTTGTTGAAGAGAATCGGGAGAGTAAAAATGTTGAAAGTAAACCAGTAATTCGATTGATTGGAACTGCAAGTATAAATAGCACCTCAACAATCATGAGTACATGACGGTTACAGTGGTTGTGTCTCTTTGGAAACACATAACGATAGTTCAAGGATGACAGCGCATGGACAACGCTAAAACACTAACTGATAGGTAGTTATGCTAAGAGTTATTCCCAGCCTAATACTAACTCTAACTCTCCTAACACTTCCCCTTGGACAAAGTCTTGATAGTCTTTATTTTTGGAATTTCGACAATCTTCGATCTTGCATTATTTTGTCCTCCAAAAATCCTGTAGGAAAATATGAGGAGAAATAttgaaattatatatatatatatatatatatatatatatatatcgttggtattGTAATTGTCTCATTAAAACCTGATAAAACATCCGTAGGAAAACTCACTAGGAAAGAGCAAAATATTTTATTTAGTAAGTTTAGCTCTAGGGATTTTCCCCTTCAATTTTTCAAATTCCGTAGTCGTCTCATAGAAATACCGTGAATGAATTTTTAAATCCGGTTGTTGGTAAAGACTTAGTGAAGAAATCTGCAAGATTGTCATGAGATTTCGTTTGCAAAATATTAATTTCTTCATTTTTCTATAATTCATGAGGATGGAATTGTTTTGGAGCAAAGTGTTCCGTGATATTatttctatttccgtgccctcgggtccttagttgtactcagttttcctcagctccttagtttttcctcagttttccccaatcccttgtctgaaacccgcagaaggagctcggacggaggattcccgtttagttgacgttggttggtgccagTAAGTGggaccgctgttggtgccccgcagtggacacatctccacttatccagatcatcgtgggacccacaacttgtccacgttagcgcgctggacccacagcttacccaagtgaccgttgcaaaatgggagcccgagccagccccgtgcCCGTGCATGTGCCATTGCTTACCCTTTCTtttcccgcgcccgtgcccgtgccattgcttcccctttctttccccgcgccccattgttctttttctccgccagcggcagcccttctccggcaggcaggtgatgtctagtttctcttcgacctcccgttcttcatggccgcagtatggaccagtgcctttgacaagatgccctgactgcccacgccaggagcctctgaagcggtcgatctgtaagacggacgacaaCGGCAACTGTGGgagtgagttccttgcatgcgagagcttgccatatagagagggggataaggttagatctcgctccaatttctctgttttctctcgattttcttattATTccttcgaatttgggatttagggttcattttgttgttttcagatcctgaagaaatgcaggcatttcgagtggatcgatctgTATGTTCaaaggcttcaattgcaggagtCAATAGgggctattggggagcgcaatttgggaggggggacttgctgtagagaatgcggcggagagaggagctgttcccattatgcctaatgctcccaatgcaggactggtggaagtgaagggtgatgtctacgggagcttctattcttgtagacagtgttgggcctccaagagcagaggtttgtagaacagcaacaagtttcccttaagtggatcacccaaggtttatcgatatcagggaggaagaggtcaaagatatccctcttatgcaaccctgcaaccacaaagcaagaagtctcttgtgtccccaacacacctaatacacttgtcagatgtataggtgcactagttcggcgaagagatagtgaaatacaggtggtatgaataagtatgagcagtagcaacggcaccagaaaagtgcttgctggcgtgtagttgatggtggtaatattgcggacagtacgaatgcagtaaaacagtaaacaagcagcgatagcagtattggaaacaaggcctagggatcatactttcactagtggacactctcaacattgatcacataacagaataaatagatagatgctagactctacaccctcttgttggatgatgaacaccattgcgtaggattacacgaaccctcaatgccggagttaacaagctccacaatattcgatgttcatatttaaataaccttagagtgcaagatagatcaacacaaccaaaccaagtactaacatagcatgcacacttctaccatcacactatgaaaggaggaatagatcgcatcaaaaccatcatagtaatagttaacttcataatctacaagagatcacaatcataaactacgccaagtactacatgatgcacgcactgtccacattacatcatgcaggaggaatagagtactttaataacatcactagagtagcacatagatgaatagtgatacaaaactcatatgaatctcaatcatgtaaggcagctcatgagatcattgtattgaagtacataggagagagattaaccacatagctaccggtacagccccgagcctcgatggagaactactccctcctcatgggagacagcagcgttgatgaagatggcggtggtgatgatggagaagccttccgggggcatttccccgtcccggcggcgtgccggaacagagactcctgtcccccagatcttggcttcgcgatggcggcgactctggaaggtttttgcgggtttcgtccgattccgaaaatatttccttactaggatttctgaaaccaaaaacagcagaaaacagcaactggcctttcggcatctcgtcaataggttagttccggaaaacgcataaatatgacataaagtgtgcataaaacatgtagatatcatcaataatgtggcatggaacataacaaattatcgatacgtcgaagacgtatcagcatccccaagcttagtttctgctcgtcccgagcaggtaaacgataacaaagataatttctggagtgacatgccatcataaccttgatcatactattgtaagcatatgtaatgaatgcagcgatcaaaacaatgtaaatgacatgagtaaacaattgaatcataaagcaaagacttttcatgaatagtacttcaagacaagcatcaataagtcttgcataagagttatctcataaagcaataattcaaagtaaaggtattgaagcaacacaaaggaagatgaagtttcagcggttgctttcaacttgtaacatgtatatctcatggatattgtcaatgtaaagcaatataacaagtgcaatatgcaagtatgtaagaatcaatgcacagttcacacaagtgtttgcttcttgaggtggagagagataggtgaactgactcaacaataaaagtaaaagaatggtccttcagagaggaaagcatcgattgctatatttgtgctagagctttggttttgaaaacatatagagaacataaaagtaaagttttgagaggtgttttttgttgtcaacgaatgatagtgggcactctaacccccttgccagacaaaccttcaaagagcggctcccattttattttatttttgtgtggcactccttccaacctttctttcacaaaccatggctaaccgaatcctcgggtgcctgccaacaatctcataccatggaggagtgtctatttttattaattaatttgggactgggaatcccattgccagctctttttgcaaaattattggataagcggatgaagccactagtccattggtgaaagttgcccaacaagattgaaagataaacaccacatacttcctcatgagctataaaacattgacacaaataagaggtaataacttttgaattgtttaaaggtagcactcaagcaatttactttgga
It includes:
- the LOC127297386 gene encoding putrescine hydroxycinnamoyltransferase 1 — its product is MKVEMVESTLVAPSEETPRQALWLSNFDVTAAMTHTALVYYYPAPTTGGEGFFSSDRLMAALAKALVLFYPLAGQLGRDEDGRLQIDCHGEGALYVVARADCTGEDLFSNYVPSPKVRRVFVPVAPSGDPPCRMAMFQVTLLKCGGVVLGTAIHHALMDGIGAFHFIQTWSGLARGLAVAEACPSPPSHDRALLRGRSPPHADFHHSAYSSAYLSGLPRPCITLRYSISPKLLADLKSQCAPGVSTYGAVTAHLWRCMCIARGLASGSDTHLRVTVNVRHRLCPPVPRYFSGNAILRDLVTVKVADVLSKPLGYMTDAIKKSLEDVDDAYVRSMIDYLGLESDKGSLQAAPWQLLPESDLWVTAWLGLPVYDADFGWGAPRLVAPAQMFGTGMAYVMQHADRDKGFVVFLALEPQYVPCFEDVFYNN